The nucleotide window TGCACATTTATTAAATGTGCAATCACTCATTCAATGTCATCATGAGCTGCCAAACAATAAGGCAACTGGTGTAAACGGTACAACGAAAGAGCAGTACACCGAAAGTCTGGAAGAAAATATAATGGACTTAACAAGCAGACTTAAAAGTAAAAGTTATCGTCCGGTTCCAGTTAGAAGAATGTATATTCCAAAGCTTAACTCTAATAAGAGGAGGCCATTAGGAATACCGGAACATGAGGATAAAATTGTACAAAAAGGTATTGCGAAAGTGCTAAATGCCATTTATGAGAATGACTTTCTAGACTGCTCTTTTGGGTTCCGGCCAAACAGAAACTGTCATGATGCGTTAAAGATACTAAACTTTTATGTAGAAAAGAGATTAGTAAGCTATGTAGTAGATGTAGATATCAAAGGATTCTTCGATAATGTTGACCACAAATGGATGATGGA belongs to Pradoshia eiseniae and includes:
- the ltrA gene encoding group II intron reverse transcriptase/maturase, which gives rise to METKLLRIAELAKSDPKMKFTSLAHLLNVQSLIQCHHELPNNKATGVNGTTKEQYTESLEENIMDLTSRLKSKSYRPVPVRRMYIPKLNSNKRRPLGIPEHEDKIVQKGIAKVLNAIYENDFLDCSFGFRPNRNCHDALKILNFYVEKRLVSYVVDVDIKGFFDNVDHKWMMEFLKHRITDPNLLRIISRFLKGGYMEEGRRYKTDKGTPQGGVISPILANVYLHYVLDLWFEKVVRKQCEGQAYMVRYADDFVCCFQHKREAIQFYESLKLRLKKFNLEIAEDKTKVIPFGRFA